In Magnetococcales bacterium, the sequence AATTTTACCGAGATTTCCTATTTTCTGAGGAGCGGATCCTATTACGCACCAATGACCACTGAACGTTACATTTGGCCGGTGCGGGATGGGTCGTGAGATCGGTGGGGGTTAGCGGTTGAGCTTGACGAAGAGGGAGTTGGGGAAGAGAAAGGTAAACTCGAAGCGGCCAATCTGAATGCGATCCCCGGCGGATATTTCCTTTTCGTAGGAGCCCAGGGGAATTTTGTTGATGGAGGAGCCGTTGGTGGAGTCGAGATCGGACATAAAATAAAGCCCCTCACCCGCCCGGCGAATAGAGGCGTGCTTGGTGGAGATGGAGCGATCCTCCATGCACATGTCGTTTTCCTTGCTGCGACCAATGGTAAAAAGATCCTCCCCGTCCCCCTCCGGGTTGGCCTTGACCAACGGATAGATGTGGCGCTCCAGCACCTTCATCTCGGTCACCTTGCGATCCCCCACCTGATCAGGCCGCCAAAACACCTTGGTGTCCCGATCGTCACTTTTCGGATCAGACAGATAGCCCCGCAACAAGCCTGACCCCACCAGAGCGGGATTGCGGACCAGTTGCACGAACACCTCTTCGCGGTTTTTCCGGGCATTCTCCCGCAACGCCTCATAGTCCGCCCGCCCCAGATGATTGATCAACTCCTCAATGCGCTTTTTCAGGGGAATGCCTCTGATTTGGGCATAGATGGCCGAGGGGGAGAGCAGGACAAAACGAAAGCGACCAAACTGCACCGTCTCCCCTTCGGACAGGGGCACTTCATCCTCTCCACAAGGCTCGCCATTGATCAGAGTGGGGTTGGTGGCGTTGGTGTCTTTGATAAAAAACCGGCGGCTGGTGCCCATACGCACCACCGCCTGATTTTTCGAGACGGTATAGTCAGGTACAATCAGGTCGTTATCATGGCTGCGACCGATGGTGAATCGATCCACCGGTGAACCGGAAAGGGTGGCGTCGAGCTTGAAAAGGGGAAAAACCGCTCGGGAGAGAGCCTCGGAGCCGCTGCTCGCTACTTCAACCCCCTTTTCACTCTCCAGAGGCTTAAAGCGTTTGGTCAGGGAAGAGTTATTGCCAGCAGCCCATATTTTACCCCGTACCACCGCCGATCCCACCAAGGCGGGGCAGCCCAAAAAACGCAAAAACTGCTGTTCGTTTTGATTCTGGGCGTGGCTTTTGAGGGCACGATAATCGACCCGGCCTCCCTCATTGACCAGGGAATCCAGGCCCAAAGGTTTGACCCGACGCTTTTTTTTGGCAGGGGGATGGCCCTTTTTGAGCATTCCCTTCAGGCCGTCGAGCATGGCGGCTGCCCCATCCGATGAAAGAGTTGTGTCACCTGTTCCCAACCGGGACAATCCTCACCCATTTTGACCCAAAAAACAAGACGAATGGGTCTCATTTGCTCTTTGGTCGGGTGGATCTTCGGGCCTTTGGCAGGATGGATCCGGATAGGGATTGACGCCCCCCCAAGGAAGCCCAAATCAACCCACACTTGCTTGGCTACCTAAGGAGAGGGCTTTTTGGGGGCTCTCAAGGGGGATTACACCTTAATGGTAATACCAGGGGGCTTTTCCTTTGGTTCGTCAACGGGTTTGGTTTCCATATCGATCACCAGATCCCGATGAGTATGGCGGTGGATCCGCTCACCAAACACCTCCCGCATGAAGATCCGGAGGGTGTTCATTTTGATCTCTTCCACCGAGATCAGAGGTACGGTGATGGAGACCACTGCCACCTCCCGATCACCGAAGGGGGGTGGGGCGCCGTCGGGCCTGGGGGGGGGACGGTTGGCCGGGCTGGCTTTGTATGCACCAAGGTTGGTTTTGGGCCGATGGTTCGGCTGAACCGACTTTTGGGGATATCCGTTATGGGGCTGGAGTACCATCTTGTGGTGCCCTCCTTGAAAATCTTTAATCCGGGGCTTGTGGCGGCCATTCCGAAAGGACTACACTGGCTCCACCTCTTTGTTAAGCTTATCGACGTTCT encodes:
- a CDS encoding FHA domain-containing protein → MLDGLKGMLKKGHPPAKKKRRVKPLGLDSLVNEGGRVDYRALKSHAQNQNEQQFLRFLGCPALVGSAVVRGKIWAAGNNSSLTKRFKPLESEKGVEVASSGSEALSRAVFPLFKLDATLSGSPVDRFTIGRSHDNDLIVPDYTVSKNQAVVRMGTSRRFFIKDTNATNPTLINGEPCGEDEVPLSEGETVQFGRFRFVLLSPSAIYAQIRGIPLKKRIEELINHLGRADYEALRENARKNREEVFVQLVRNPALVGSGLLRGYLSDPKSDDRDTKVFWRPDQVGDRKVTEMKVLERHIYPLVKANPEGDGEDLFTIGRSKENDMCMEDRSISTKHASIRRAGEGLYFMSDLDSTNGSSINKIPLGSYEKEISAGDRIQIGRFEFTFLFPNSLFVKLNR